GGCAGATACCTATAAAAATTTAGATGCATGGCAAGTGTCCCAAGTGGCGCGTCACCCGCAACGTCCTTATACCTTAGACTACATTAGACACATATTCACAGGCTTTGAAGAATTGCACGGTGATCGTGCATATGCGGATGATCCAGCAATTGTTGGCGGCATGGCACGTTTAGATGATGTGCCAGTAATGGTTATTGGTCAGCAAAAAGGCCGTGATGTAAAAGCACGGCAATACCGCAACTTTGGTATGCCGCGACCAGAAGGCTATCGTAAAGCATTACGTTTATTCAGGCTTGCTGAAAAGTTTAAATTGCCGATTGTTACATTAATCGATACCCCAGGTGCTTATCCTGGGATCGGTGCAGAAGAACGTGGTCAATCAGAGGCGATTGCGAGAAACTTATACGTGATGGCGGAATTGAAAACCCCAATAATAGGGGTGGTGATTGGCGAAGGGGGGTCGGGTGGTGCGCTTGCATTGGGCGTGGTTGATCAGCTATTAATGTTACAACACGCCACTTATTCAGTGATATCGCCAGAAGGTTGTGCTTCAATTTTGTGGAAGAGCGCAAGCAAGGCACCAGAAGCTGCTGAAACATTAGGGATTACTGCGGTAAGATTGAAAGCATTGGGGTTGGTTGATCAAATCATTCCTGAGCCCATAGGCGGTGCGCATCGAGATCAAGAAGCGATGATGGCTACTTTGAAAAAGGCCCTTAAAAGTAATTTAGCCGCTTTGCAAAAAATGCCAACAGAAAAGCTCTTAGAAACAAGATACACTCGCCTAATGAGTTATGGTAAGTTCAAAGAAACTGCCAGCAAATAATGTGCAGGATAATGAATCTTGCACACTGCTGAGTCAACTTAAGCTTTTCTTAACCAGTTTTTTTAAGCAACATCAACTCGTCCACCCAACTTTATTGGTTGCTTATAGTGGTGGATTAGATTCTACAGTGCTATTGCACGCCATGCATCAACTGCAAAGTGAACTGACTTTTGCTTTAACCGCTATGCATGTCCATCATGGTTTAAGTTTCAATGCTGATGATTGGGCGAATTTTTGTGAGAAAAATTGCAACCACTTAGGCATTCCATTACAACAGTGCCAAGTGCGCATTGATCAAGACAGCGGTTTAGGGCTAGAGGCAGCGGCGAGAAATGCCCGCTACCAAGCGCTGCAAACGACCAATGCTGATTTTATTTGTCTAGCACACCATCAAGATGATCAAGCTGAAACATTGCTACTGCAATTGGCTAGAGGGTCGGGTGTCAAGGGGTTGGCTGGTATGGCGCAAATTGACGAGAAGCGCCGTTTAGTCAGGCCTTTATTGCATGCTAGCCGTCACGCGTTAGCTTTATATGCAAAAGCGCATCAATTGCAGTGGATTGATGATGAAAGCAATGCGGATACTTCCTTTAATCGTAATTTTATCAGGCATGAGCTATTGCCAATTTTCAGTAAACGCTACACAAGTATCACAAAAACACTAGCACGCTCGGCATCGCATATGGCAGAAGCAAATCAACTGTTAGATGAATTGGCATTACTTGATGCTTCAACTGTGCTGGATAAACAATACAAAACGGTTCGTATTGCGTCATTGATTAAACTGAGTCAGGCGAGAAAAAATAATGTAATCCGTTTTTGGCTGAATCAAAATAATGTCGAATTACCCAATGCAAGCTTGTTAGGGCAAATATTACAACAGCTAACCACTGAAAAAGCAGATGCTGCAATTAAGATAAAAGTAGCAGAAAAATTATATGTAATGCGTTATCAAGGCTTGGCATATTTGGTCATCGAGCAAAATGCTTTAGCACCGATTAATTTGTTATGGCAGGGTGAAGAGATTGTCATGTTACCCAATTTGTCGCGCCTGTATTTTACCGTTCAAAAGGGCAAAGGCTTTGCCTATCAGCGCGGCGGTAGCGATATCAAGTTGCGTATTAAAAACAGGGAAGGTGGCGAGTATTTCAAACCCACATTAGGCCGACCCAGACGCCACTTAAAAACCGTGATGCAAACAAGTCAAATTCCCCCTTGGCAACGCGCACAATTACCACTTATTTTTATGGATGAAACCTTAGTGATTATTCCCAATATCGGATGCGATGCAGAAATGGAAGCACAAAGTCACGAAGCTGGATTAATTGTTCGTTGGGAACCTGCTACACATTAAGGTCACGCACACATTTATCAAAAATGGCTGATATAAACCATTGTAGGTGGTTAATTTCAGCCGATTTTGTATAATATGATTGGTTCATTGAGCAGTTGACTTATTCGGTGTTGATTAATAACGATTTTTGGCTGCTAATCAATATTGGAATGTATTTTGCTTTTAATGTTTCAAAGATGATGAAGCGTTAACAATAATAGACGCCTATACTCAGCGGGTTAAATGACAATGCATTATCAATTTAGTAATCAAGGGAGTAATGATTGACCACGCAATCGCAAATAAATACCCAGCGTATTCACGATAATCAACAAAGTAAAATACTCATTGTAGAGGATGAGACTCTGTTTGCGCGTGCAGTCGTCAAACATCTTAAAAAAGCAGATTTCGATTGTGAGTATGTGGCCAATTTAAAAGATGCGCGTGCACTACTTAAACAATTTTTACCAGATCTGGTTTTGTTGGATATGCGATTACCTGATGGTAATGGATTAGACTTAATTGCTGAGCTGATTGATAACAATATTAAGGTGATTGTGATGACAGCTTATGGTGAAGTTGCAGATGCTGTGCAAGCAATTAAGTTGGGCGCTGCTGATTATCTTAAAAAGCCAATCGATTTGGATGAGCTGTTATTGGTTATTCAAAAAAATGAAAAAGCGATTGAGCTACAATCCAGTTTAGATAATGCTAAGCAACGCAATGCACATGATAGCGAAGGCGTTTCATTGTTGGGAGATAGCCCAGCTATGCAAAGCATTCGCATGCAAATTGAGCGTATTGCGCAATTGGGACGTTTGGTTGAGGCTATCCCGCCTACCGTACTCATCACAGGCGAAACGGGAACGGGTAAAGATGTTGCGGCGCGCATATTGCATTTGTCATGTGCGCAAAAAGAAAAACCTTTTGTGCATGTTGATTGTGCTTCATTACCTACAGAATTAATCGAAAGCGAGTTATTTGGCCACGAAAAAGGTGCGTTTACCAACGCAACAACTAGCCGCCCTGGCTTAATAGAGGCGGCTGAGGATGGTACTTTGTTTCTAGATGAAATTGGTGAGATTCCGTTACCATTACAAGCCAAATTATTAAATGTGCTTGAAAGACGTAAAGTGCGGCGCTTAGGTTCCACAAAAGAATACCATGTGCCTGCAAGAATTATTGCAGCCACCAATAGAGACTTGCATGAAATGTCAAATGCTGGGCGTTTTCGATCAGACTTATACTTCAGATTAAATGTCATTAGTCTGGCAATGCCGCCGCTGCGAGAGCGCGAAGGGGATGCTGTGAGACTGGCGAAATATTTTATGCAACAAACTGAAGACCGATATGGCCTAAATGCACACACATTAACTATCAGTGCAATAGAAGCCATTCAAGCGTATCGATGGCCAGGTAATGTGCGTGAATTAAAACACCTTATTAGTCGAGCAGTTTTATTAAGCCACCAAAGTAATATTTTTGCAGGTGATATCGGTTTGCCTGATGATGCCATAGATAAGTTAACTCTACAGACCGCTGGTGACACGCCAAGTCCTACATTAGATGCCACAGAAAGACGCATGTTGATCGCGGCATTAGAAGCATCCCATAACAACGTATCTCAGGCAGCCCGTTATCTTGGCATTACACGTATGAAAATGCGTTATCGTATGGAAAAACACGGCATCAATATTTAGCTTCCAACCTCATCGTGGTATGATTTCACTCATTAAAAAACGGAGTTTTTACATGAGTGATGCTGTTAGACTAGGGACCCCTTTATCCTCTTCTGCCACTAAAGTTATGCTGCTTGGCAGTGGTGAACTGGGTAAAGAAGTGATTATTGCATTGCAACGCCTTGGTGTTGAAGTAATTGCAGTCGATCGATATGAAAATGCCCCTGGTCACCAAGTTGCACACCGGGCTTACACCATGGATATGACCGATGGCGAAGCTTTAAAAGCATTGGTTGCAAAAGAGTCTCCAGATCTAATTGTGCCTGAAATCGAAGCGCTCAATACCAATGCTTTGGCAGATATTGAACTATCAGGTACTTGTCAGGTTATTCCAACTGTAAAAGCAGTACAACTCACCATGAATCGCGAAGGTATTCGGCGTCTTGCAGCTGAAACGCTACAATTGCCGACGTCGCCATATGCCTTTGCGAGAAGTGAAGAAGCGCTACTGGCAAGTATTAATAGAGGCATTGGTTATCCATGTTTTATTAAACCGACCATGTCTTCATCAGGTAAGGGACAGTCTCGAATTACCAACGCGAGTGAGGTGAAAGCAGCTTGGGATTATGCGGCAAGTGGTGGTCGTGTTAATCAAGGGGTTGTGATTGTGGAAGGGCAAATTGATTTTGATTTTGAAATTACCTTACTCACAGTCCGGGCAAAAAATATAGATGGAGCAATTCAAACTTACTATTGCGAACCAATTGGACACCGGCAAGAACGAGGCGACTATGTGGAAAGCTGGCAGCCTCAAGCGATGTCAGCAGCAGCGCTTAAAGCGGCGCAAGCAGTCGCTAAATCCATTACCGATGCTTTAGGAGGCTTAGGTGTGTTTGGGGTAGAGTTATTTGTTAAAGGTGATCAAGTTTGGTTTTCTGAAGTAAGCCCGCGGCCGCATGACACGGGTATGGTGACGATGTGTAGTCAACGTCTTAATGAATTTGAATTACATGCGCGAGCTATTTTAGGTTTGCCAGTAGATGTTGCGCTTACTCAACCTGGTGCAAGTGCCGTGATTTATGGTGGTGTTGATAGTGATAATCTCACTTATTCAGGTTTAGAAGCAGCGTTAGCCATCCCGAATAGCGATATCCGTTTATTTGGTAAACCAACTGCCTTTGTGCATCGTCGTATGGGGGTGGCATTGGCGACAGCATCTGACACAACTGAAGCCAGAGCGAATGCGCAAAAAGTTGCTAGCTTAGTGAAAACTAAAGTGCATGTATGATCGATAAAATTGAAGAAGTCGGTGCAGATAAATCGACTTTTTATGCATTATTAGGCGGCGATAATTCCGGTATCGAAACCATAAGGTTACTGGTGGAGACTTTTTATGACATCATGGATAGTGATCCTAAAGTAAAGCAGTTGCGCGCGATACATCAAGCTGATTTGACTGAAGCTCGGGAAAAATTATTCATGTTTCTATGTGGCTGGACAGGCGGCCCTCAACTCTATATTGAGCGATATGGACATCCCCGTTTACGCGCACGGCACATGCCGTTTAGTATCGGCGAAACGGAGAGAGATCAATGGATGTATTGTATGATTGCCGCTATGCATAAAATAGGGATTGAAGAGCCAGTATTAACAAAGTTAGCGACGCAACTCTATGGCGTCGCAGACTTTATGCGTAATCAATAGCCATTTATCGCTACTTCAGGCCACCAAGCAAAGCGGCAAGGGGCGCTTTACGATTTTTTGATAATACGCGTTTGCTTTGATTGACATGTTCGCCATTTGTTTTGCTCGGCACATAAGGTTGGTCAAACCAAGGATCTTGGTTTTTATGTTGTTTCTTAACAGCAGTATTGCGTGGTAGGCTAGCCATTTTTGATGATGGTAACCGAGAGCTTCTTTGCGCTGATACCACTATTGTTTCACGCGGAATACCCTTTTTGATGAGTTTTTCTATTTCTACAAAATACTTTTCTTCATCTTCAGAAACTAATGAAATTGCAATACCACTAGCGCCTGCGCGGCCAGTACGACCAATCCGATGCACATAGTCTTCTGGAGCAGAAGGGATTTCATAATTAATCACCATTGGCAAATCACTAATATCCAAACCACGTGCAGCAACGTCAGTTGCTACTAATGCCGTAATCTTGCCATCTTTAAACGCATCTAAAGCAGCAATACGTTCTTTCTGTGTTTTATCACCATGAATGGCATCAGCTTTAAAACCTTCACGTTCTAACGCTCGACTTAATCTACTCGCTGTTACTTTTGTTTTGGTGAAAACAATCACTTGATTTTCACCTTCTTTTTTAAGTAATTCGATTAACACAGCTTGTTTATCACTCTGCGCTGTTGCATAAGCTTTTTGCTGTACATTTTCAGACGTGGCATTACTCCGAGCAACTTCAATTAATGTGGGATTATTAAGAAATTCATCCGATAACTTTTTAATCTCTGTAGAGAAGGTTGCTGAGAACATCAAGGTTTGCCGGTTTTTAGGCAGTAAGGCCAAAATACGTTTTAAATCAGGCATAAAGCCCATATCTAACATACGGTCAGCCTCATCTAGCACTAAAATTTGTACTTGATTCAGTTGTATCGATTTTTGTTCAATATGATCCAATAAGCGGCCTGGCGTGGCGACTAAAATTTCAACACCTGCCTTTAGCGGTGGCAATTGTTTTTTAATATCAACACCGCCAAACACAACCAAACTGCGTAAATCGGTATTCTTAGCGTAGGTTTTGACACTTTCTTCTACTTGAATTGCCAGCTCACGCGTTGGTGCTAATACTAATGCACGAACAGGATGTTTTGCTGGCGAAGTGCTAGCGCTCGCCAAAGGCAATAGCTTATGCAAAATAGGTAAGGTAAATGCAGCTGTTTTACCTGTACCAGTTTGCGCACCAGCCATCAAGTCAGCACCGGTCAAAGCGAGTGGAATGGCCTGTGCTTGAATAGGCGTAGGTGTTGTATAGCCCGTATCAGCCACTGCTTGCAGCAATGGCGCTGCAAGCCCAAGTGATTGGAAGTTAATCACTTCTGATGAGGTGGCTACGGTTATTTCTGTTTGTTTCGTTTCGTTTTTATCTGTCATAAGCAAAATTAAGCGAAGTTGCGTGAACGTCTAGCGCCATCGTTATCAGAACGGCGTGGGGACTGATTGCCTGCAGGTATGCCACTACGTTGTGGGCGTGGCTTACCAAATTTTTCATTCGATATCTTCGCCGAGCCTCTATTTGTTCCCGTATTAGCGCCTGTATTTGCAACATGATGTCGGCTAGTTTGGTGGCGACCATTGCCAACGCCACGTGCTACTTCTTTTGCAAACTGTAAATTGGTATCTTTTGTGTAATGTACGCTATTGCCATTGACTTCAGACGACTGACCAACTTGGGCATCATTGCTACGAGCTGGACGACTTTTTGCTGGTCTTTCACTGAAGCGCGATTCATTTGGTTTACCTCTTGATGGACGATCGGCTGCGGCACGATCACCAAAGCTGCGACCCTTTTGGCCGCCATTATCACGTGAATTACCACGTGAATCGTTGCTAGAACGGCCTTTAAAGCCACCACCAGCGCGTGAATCATTACTGCGGCCGCCACGAGCTTTGCGTTTGCCTTCTGGGGCGTTCATGTTAATTGGACGTTTAGGTTCAAATCCTTCAATCACTGAGGCTTCAAGACGTTGGCCGGTATACTCTTCAATTTTGCGTAATACGTGTCTATCCATATTGGTTGCAAATGCAATTGCAATCCCTTTTTGACCAGCACGACCAGTACGGCCAATACGATGCACATAATCTTCAGCAAATTTAGGCAAATCATAGTTAATCACATGACTAATCCCTTTGACATCAATACCACGCGCTGCCACATCGGTTGCAACTAATACTTTAACATCGCCATGACGCAGTTTTGTTAAGGTTCTGTTGCGTGCACCTTGTGTCATATCGCCGTGTAATGCAGCTGTTTTATGACCAGCAGCATATAAATCTTCTGCTAATAAATCTGCATGGCGTTTGGTGCTCGTGAAAATAATTGCTTGTTCAACATCTGGCTCAATAAGCAGATGCTCAAGCAGTTTGTTTTTATGATTCATATCATCAACATGGTGTAAACGTTGCTCAATGTTTTCATGTTTTTCTTTTTGCGCAGCAACTTGAATGGTCACAGGATTATTTAAAATATCTTGCGCAATACGACCGATATTGCCATCTAATGTTGCCGAGAATAATAAAGTTTGACGCTCTTTAGGTAATGCATCGCAAATGCGTTGTACATCTGGCATAAAGCCCATGTCTAACATGCGATCAGCTTCATCTAATATCAACATTTGCAAACGGCTTAAATCAACTCGACCGCGCTCCATATGGTCAATAAAGCGACCTGGTGTTGCGACTAAGATATCTAACGGTTGTGATAATAATTTGTTTTGTAATGGATAAGGCATGCCGCCGACGATACTCACGGTACGTGCGCGAATGTATTTACCATATTTGCGAGCTGAGTCATTGACTTGTGCCGCTAATTCTCGTGTCGGTACTAATACCAAAATACGTGGGCCACGGCTATTTGATGCGTGTGGCGTAGCTAATAAGTTGAGTGCTGGGAGTGTAAAGCCAGCTGTTTTTCCTGTGCCTGTTTGGGCTGAGGCTAATATATCTCTACCGTCTAAAACAGCTGGGATAGCTTGCGCTTGAATAGGCGTAGGGATGACATAACCCGCTTCTGCAACTGCTTTAAGGATAGATGGATGTAAATTTAATGATTCAAATGTAACTGAAGACAATGTAGTGTCCCTTTCAAAAATAACAAAAAAGGGCGCAAGCAATAACGAAATATGTCATTTGTATAGATGCATAGACATCTATTAGATGATGAACACAAACGCAAGAAGACAATAATGTAGATAGAAGCTTCTTTTACCGGCGCGCTGGCATAGCCACTAACCGATAAAATAAGAAGTAACGTCACTATTTCACGCGTTACGAAAGGTCAGGGCGATGAATCTAAAACTGCTTAAATTACTTAAGATTAAGTTTTAACTTGGGCGCAGTATAACCATTTATTTTGTAATGTCAAATAATAAAGTCAAGTTATTGTGTTAGAATCGCGCCCTTCTGAACCTATTGGCAGCTTAACTAAATGTCTCGCAATTTAAGAAATATCGCAATTATCGCCCACGTTGACCATGGAAAAACAACCATGGTTGATAAACTACTCCAGCAATCAGGTACGTTTGCTTCACATCAAGCCGTTACAGAACGGGCGATGGATAGCAATGATCTTGAAAAAGAACGTGGCATTACCATTTTAGCCAAAAACACGGCGCTAACTTACGAAGGCACACGTATTAATATCGTGGATACGCCGGGCCATGCTGACTTTGGCGGCGAAGTGGAGCGTGTGTTGGGTATGGTAGATGGTGTGCTGCTTTTGGTTGACGCGGTTGATGGGCCCATGCCACAAACTCGCTTTGTGACCAAAAAAGCCCTAGCACTTGGTTTAAAACCAATTGTAGTCATTAACAAGGTTGATCGTCCAAGTGCGCGCACTGACTGGGTGATTGATCAAACATTTGATTTGTTTGCCAACTTAGGCGCTACTGACGATCAATTAGACTTTCCAATTGTGTATGCGTCTGCATTAAATGGTTTTGCTATGCTAGATATGAGTGAAACAACAGACAATATGCGCGCTGTTTTTGAAACGATTCTTAAACATGTTGAGCCGCCTAAGGGGGATGCTAATGCGCCATTGCAAATGCAAGTATCGGCGTTAGATTATTCAACGTACACAGGCCGTTTAGGGGTTGGACGCGTATTAAATGGTCGCGTTAAAACAGGTCAAGCGGTTGCTATTATGCATGGTGATGAGCAAATTGGTACGGGTAAAATTAGCCAAGTGCTTGGGTTTGAGGGTTTAGAGCGTGTTGAAATTCCAGAAGCAGAAGCGGGCGACATTATTATTATTGCTGGTTTAGACCAAATTGGTATTGGTTACACAATTTGTGATCGTGATAAACCAGTTGGCTTGCCACATTTAGGTGTGGATGAACCTACGCTTACGATGGATTTTATGGTCAATACATCGCCACTAGCAGGTACAGAAGGTAAATTTATTACCTCACGTCAAATTCGTGACCGTTTAACAAAAGAGTTGCTAGTCAATGTTGCATTGCGCGTTGAAGATACCGAAGATGCTGATATTTTCCGTGTGTCTGGTCGTGGTGAGTTGCATTTAACCATTCTGTTAGAAAATATGCGTCGTGAAGGTTTCGAAATTGCAGTTGGTAAACCAAAAGTGGTCTTCCGTGAAATTAATGGTGAGAAATGTGAGCCATATGAAATTTTAACCGTTGACGTGGAAGATGATAACCAAGGGCCTGTCATGGAAGAGCTAGGTCGTCGCAAAGGTGAAATGCAGAATATGGAGTCAGATGGCAATGGACGTACACGGTTAGAGTATAAAATTCCAGCACGCGGTTTGATTGGTTTCCAAGGTGAATTTTTAACCTTAACACGCGGTACTGGTTTGATGGCCCATATTTTTGATGAATATGCACCAGTAAAACCAGATATGCCAGGCCGTCGTAATGGGGTGTTAATTTCTTCAGAAAAAGGCGAGGCCGTTGCTTACGCGTTATGGAAATTACAGGATCGTGGCAAAATGTTTGCTAGTCCAGGCGACAAACTCTACGAAGGAATGATTATTGGTATTCACAGCCGCGATAATGATTTGGTCGTCAATCCAATTAAAGGTAAACAATTAACCAATGTGCGTTCTTCAGGCACCGATGAAGCGGTGCGCTTAATCACGCCAATTGCTATTACATTAGAAAGTGCTGTTGAGTTTATTGATGATGATGAGTTGGTGGAAATTACGCCAAAAACTATCCGTATTCGCAAACGTTTCTTGCTAGAGCACGAACGTAAGAGAGCATCAAAAGATTAATATAATCACTCAGTTAAGATATTAAAAAGCCACCCATGAGGTGGCTTTTTTTTGCCTATCGGTAATGATTAAAATCACGTCCTTGTTAGGGGTAGCATTTTATGCTATTATAAGCACCTGATTTTTAATGATAAATTATATAAACCATTTATAACGAGTTATTTTTTAACACAATTAACCGATGAATTAAGGAGAAGTTTTGACATTAACAAATGTTCAAAACCACCAAGAAACACACACCAATTATCATGAATTTGATGCCATACCTTCAGTCAAATTCCGTCCGCCAAATGCGCTTGATGGTCATGCCGTTACAGCGCTAATAAAAAATGCACCACCGCTAGATAATAACGCATCCTATTGTAATTTATTGCAGTGTACGCATTTTGCATCAACCTGTGTGCTGGCAGAAGCTAATCATCGTATTGTAGGTTGGTTGTCTGCCTATATACCGCCTGATCAACATGACCAT
This region of Methylophilaceae bacterium genomic DNA includes:
- a CDS encoding acetyl-CoA carboxylase carboxyltransferase subunit alpha → MKLTYLEFEQPIAELEKRIESLQAAHDEHEDLDVAKEVAQLEKKNAQLLADTYKNLDAWQVSQVARHPQRPYTLDYIRHIFTGFEELHGDRAYADDPAIVGGMARLDDVPVMVIGQQKGRDVKARQYRNFGMPRPEGYRKALRLFRLAEKFKLPIVTLIDTPGAYPGIGAEERGQSEAIARNLYVMAELKTPIIGVVIGEGGSGGALALGVVDQLLMLQHATYSVISPEGCASILWKSASKAPEAAETLGITAVRLKALGLVDQIIPEPIGGAHRDQEAMMATLKKALKSNLAALQKMPTEKLLETRYTRLMSYGKFKETASK
- the tilS gene encoding tRNA lysidine(34) synthetase TilS — protein: MVSSKKLPANNVQDNESCTLLSQLKLFLTSFFKQHQLVHPTLLVAYSGGLDSTVLLHAMHQLQSELTFALTAMHVHHGLSFNADDWANFCEKNCNHLGIPLQQCQVRIDQDSGLGLEAAARNARYQALQTTNADFICLAHHQDDQAETLLLQLARGSGVKGLAGMAQIDEKRRLVRPLLHASRHALALYAKAHQLQWIDDESNADTSFNRNFIRHELLPIFSKRYTSITKTLARSASHMAEANQLLDELALLDASTVLDKQYKTVRIASLIKLSQARKNNVIRFWLNQNNVELPNASLLGQILQQLTTEKADAAIKIKVAEKLYVMRYQGLAYLVIEQNALAPINLLWQGEEIVMLPNLSRLYFTVQKGKGFAYQRGGSDIKLRIKNREGGEYFKPTLGRPRRHLKTVMQTSQIPPWQRAQLPLIFMDETLVIIPNIGCDAEMEAQSHEAGLIVRWEPATH
- a CDS encoding sigma-54-dependent Fis family transcriptional regulator — protein: MTTQSQINTQRIHDNQQSKILIVEDETLFARAVVKHLKKADFDCEYVANLKDARALLKQFLPDLVLLDMRLPDGNGLDLIAELIDNNIKVIVMTAYGEVADAVQAIKLGAADYLKKPIDLDELLLVIQKNEKAIELQSSLDNAKQRNAHDSEGVSLLGDSPAMQSIRMQIERIAQLGRLVEAIPPTVLITGETGTGKDVAARILHLSCAQKEKPFVHVDCASLPTELIESELFGHEKGAFTNATTSRPGLIEAAEDGTLFLDEIGEIPLPLQAKLLNVLERRKVRRLGSTKEYHVPARIIAATNRDLHEMSNAGRFRSDLYFRLNVISLAMPPLREREGDAVRLAKYFMQQTEDRYGLNAHTLTISAIEAIQAYRWPGNVRELKHLISRAVLLSHQSNIFAGDIGLPDDAIDKLTLQTAGDTPSPTLDATERRMLIAALEASHNNVSQAARYLGITRMKMRYRMEKHGINI
- the purT gene encoding formate-dependent phosphoribosylglycinamide formyltransferase translates to MSDAVRLGTPLSSSATKVMLLGSGELGKEVIIALQRLGVEVIAVDRYENAPGHQVAHRAYTMDMTDGEALKALVAKESPDLIVPEIEALNTNALADIELSGTCQVIPTVKAVQLTMNREGIRRLAAETLQLPTSPYAFARSEEALLASINRGIGYPCFIKPTMSSSGKGQSRITNASEVKAAWDYAASGGRVNQGVVIVEGQIDFDFEITLLTVRAKNIDGAIQTYYCEPIGHRQERGDYVESWQPQAMSAAALKAAQAVAKSITDALGGLGVFGVELFVKGDQVWFSEVSPRPHDTGMVTMCSQRLNEFELHARAILGLPVDVALTQPGASAVIYGGVDSDNLTYSGLEAALAIPNSDIRLFGKPTAFVHRRMGVALATASDTTEARANAQKVASLVKTKVHV
- a CDS encoding group II truncated hemoglobin; the encoded protein is MIDKIEEVGADKSTFYALLGGDNSGIETIRLLVETFYDIMDSDPKVKQLRAIHQADLTEAREKLFMFLCGWTGGPQLYIERYGHPRLRARHMPFSIGETERDQWMYCMIAAMHKIGIEEPVLTKLATQLYGVADFMRNQ
- a CDS encoding DEAD/DEAH box helicase; the encoded protein is MTDKNETKQTEITVATSSEVINFQSLGLAAPLLQAVADTGYTTPTPIQAQAIPLALTGADLMAGAQTGTGKTAAFTLPILHKLLPLASASTSPAKHPVRALVLAPTRELAIQVEESVKTYAKNTDLRSLVVFGGVDIKKQLPPLKAGVEILVATPGRLLDHIEQKSIQLNQVQILVLDEADRMLDMGFMPDLKRILALLPKNRQTLMFSATFSTEIKKLSDEFLNNPTLIEVARSNATSENVQQKAYATAQSDKQAVLIELLKKEGENQVIVFTKTKVTASRLSRALEREGFKADAIHGDKTQKERIAALDAFKDGKITALVATDVAARGLDISDLPMVINYEIPSAPEDYVHRIGRTGRAGASGIAISLVSEDEEKYFVEIEKLIKKGIPRETIVVSAQRSSRLPSSKMASLPRNTAVKKQHKNQDPWFDQPYVPSKTNGEHVNQSKRVLSKNRKAPLAALLGGLK
- a CDS encoding DEAD/DEAH box helicase, with translation MLAPFFVIFERDTTLSSVTFESLNLHPSILKAVAEAGYVIPTPIQAQAIPAVLDGRDILASAQTGTGKTAGFTLPALNLLATPHASNSRGPRILVLVPTRELAAQVNDSARKYGKYIRARTVSIVGGMPYPLQNKLLSQPLDILVATPGRFIDHMERGRVDLSRLQMLILDEADRMLDMGFMPDVQRICDALPKERQTLLFSATLDGNIGRIAQDILNNPVTIQVAAQKEKHENIEQRLHHVDDMNHKNKLLEHLLIEPDVEQAIIFTSTKRHADLLAEDLYAAGHKTAALHGDMTQGARNRTLTKLRHGDVKVLVATDVAARGIDVKGISHVINYDLPKFAEDYVHRIGRTGRAGQKGIAIAFATNMDRHVLRKIEEYTGQRLEASVIEGFEPKRPINMNAPEGKRKARGGRSNDSRAGGGFKGRSSNDSRGNSRDNGGQKGRSFGDRAAADRPSRGKPNESRFSERPAKSRPARSNDAQVGQSSEVNGNSVHYTKDTNLQFAKEVARGVGNGRHQTSRHHVANTGANTGTNRGSAKISNEKFGKPRPQRSGIPAGNQSPRRSDNDGARRSRNFA
- the typA gene encoding translational GTPase TypA; its protein translation is MSRNLRNIAIIAHVDHGKTTMVDKLLQQSGTFASHQAVTERAMDSNDLEKERGITILAKNTALTYEGTRINIVDTPGHADFGGEVERVLGMVDGVLLLVDAVDGPMPQTRFVTKKALALGLKPIVVINKVDRPSARTDWVIDQTFDLFANLGATDDQLDFPIVYASALNGFAMLDMSETTDNMRAVFETILKHVEPPKGDANAPLQMQVSALDYSTYTGRLGVGRVLNGRVKTGQAVAIMHGDEQIGTGKISQVLGFEGLERVEIPEAEAGDIIIIAGLDQIGIGYTICDRDKPVGLPHLGVDEPTLTMDFMVNTSPLAGTEGKFITSRQIRDRLTKELLVNVALRVEDTEDADIFRVSGRGELHLTILLENMRREGFEIAVGKPKVVFREINGEKCEPYEILTVDVEDDNQGPVMEELGRRKGEMQNMESDGNGRTRLEYKIPARGLIGFQGEFLTLTRGTGLMAHIFDEYAPVKPDMPGRRNGVLISSEKGEAVAYALWKLQDRGKMFASPGDKLYEGMIIGIHSRDNDLVVNPIKGKQLTNVRSSGTDEAVRLITPIAITLESAVEFIDDDELVEITPKTIRIRKRFLLEHERKRASKD